A window from Sinorhizobium fredii encodes these proteins:
- a CDS encoding cupin domain-containing protein, with the protein MPKLTFIDQKNLPMPRKGAPPPERLVDGLPQFLTWDIAATADGKMRTGVWEATPGAYRSIKGETFEFCVILSGVSELTEDGGEPRRISAGDAFVMHPGFVGTWRVIETTRKLWVARD; encoded by the coding sequence ATGCCAAAACTAACCTTCATCGACCAGAAAAATCTCCCAATGCCGCGGAAGGGCGCGCCGCCTCCCGAGCGGCTGGTCGATGGACTGCCGCAATTTCTTACATGGGACATCGCCGCTACCGCAGACGGAAAGATGCGGACGGGCGTATGGGAGGCAACTCCGGGCGCCTACCGTTCGATCAAGGGTGAGACCTTTGAATTCTGCGTCATTCTCTCCGGAGTGTCCGAACTCACTGAGGACGGAGGCGAGCCCCGCAGGATCAGCGCTGGTGACGCTTTTGTGATGCACCCCGGCTTCGTCGGCACATGGCGGGTTATCGAGACCACACGCAAGCTTTGGGTCGCGCGCGACTGA
- the eutB gene encoding hydroxyectoine utilization dehydratase EutB: MISHDLIKQARERIASHVLRTPLTISTSLSERTGVQVSLKLEHRQSTGSFKLRGATNAVLQLSQLERDRGVIAASTGNHGRALSLAARAVGSGATICMSRLVPENKVSEIRRLGATVRIVGSSQDDAQAEVERLVAEEGLSMIPPFDHPHVITGQGTVGLEIVEEMPEVATVLVPLSGGGLAAGVAAAVKAMRPQAKVIGVTMDRGAAMKASIDAGHPVQVKEYRSLADSLGGGIGLGNAWTFPMCKTLLDDIVLVNEREIAAGVRHAYEQEREIVEGAGAVGIAALLSGKLAHLKGPAAVILSGQNIDMTLHRKIINGRI, encoded by the coding sequence ATGATTAGCCATGACCTGATCAAGCAGGCACGTGAGCGCATCGCCAGTCACGTCCTCCGTACTCCTCTGACGATATCGACATCGCTTTCCGAACGCACCGGAGTGCAGGTCAGCTTGAAGCTCGAGCATCGCCAATCGACCGGTAGCTTTAAGCTCCGGGGTGCAACAAATGCAGTTCTTCAACTCAGCCAGTTGGAGCGCGACCGCGGCGTCATCGCAGCCTCAACCGGCAATCACGGAAGGGCACTTTCCCTTGCTGCCCGGGCAGTCGGATCCGGCGCGACCATTTGCATGTCGCGTCTGGTACCCGAAAACAAGGTCTCGGAAATCCGACGGCTGGGCGCAACAGTACGGATAGTGGGTTCTTCGCAGGACGACGCACAAGCGGAAGTCGAACGGCTGGTTGCAGAGGAAGGGCTCAGCATGATCCCGCCTTTTGATCATCCTCACGTCATCACCGGCCAGGGAACGGTCGGGCTTGAAATCGTCGAGGAGATGCCCGAGGTCGCGACCGTTCTTGTTCCTCTTTCTGGAGGTGGGTTGGCCGCAGGCGTCGCGGCAGCCGTAAAGGCCATGCGACCCCAGGCCAAGGTAATCGGCGTCACTATGGACCGGGGGGCAGCCATGAAGGCTAGCATCGACGCCGGCCACCCGGTGCAGGTGAAGGAGTATCGCAGTCTGGCCGACTCGCTCGGCGGTGGAATCGGCTTGGGTAACGCCTGGACTTTCCCGATGTGCAAAACCCTTCTCGACGACATCGTCCTCGTCAATGAACGCGAGATAGCTGCCGGTGTGCGGCACGCGTACGAGCAAGAGCGTGAGATTGTCGAAGGCGCTGGCGCAGTTGGTATCGCGGCGCTGCTTTCCGGCAAGCTGGCTCATCTTAAAGGTCCGGCAGCAGTCATATTGTCGGGTCAGAATATCGACATGACGTTGCATCGAAAAATCATCAACGGACGCATATAG